From a single Lactococcus allomyrinae genomic region:
- a CDS encoding galactose-1-epimerase, whose amino-acid sequence MKITTADFGLGAKLFTIENKMGMAISFTNFGARVVDWKVNGKSIILGFDSVQEYVEKDIFPGATVGRIAGRTKDGIVVINGKTIQLEQNDFPQAIHGGLNPTQSQLWQAETFEMKDTAGVKYFLKLKDGDGGYPGNLQFTVIHTFNELGEWKIEYFAVSDKDTVFNPTGHVYFNLNGDASIPLDNHRLQIAASRYVPLLDKTEVVRGEIADVTGTPFDFRADKLLSEAFASNDSQITLVDGIDHGFVLDEVSIDKVQARLSLDDLSISVYTNQPSIVIFTANFGDLGTIYRGKAEVNHGGMTFETQVAPGSPQIPELGDISLKAGNTYHAETIYKVNIGE is encoded by the coding sequence ATGAAAATTACAACAGCAGATTTTGGACTTGGTGCAAAACTTTTCACCATTGAAAACAAAATGGGAATGGCCATCTCTTTTACCAACTTTGGCGCGCGAGTCGTTGATTGGAAAGTAAACGGAAAAAGTATCATTTTAGGATTTGATTCGGTGCAGGAGTATGTGGAAAAAGACATATTTCCCGGAGCGACCGTTGGGCGTATAGCTGGACGAACCAAAGATGGTATTGTAGTTATTAATGGAAAGACTATACAACTTGAGCAAAATGATTTTCCGCAAGCCATCCACGGTGGACTAAATCCTACACAATCGCAGCTTTGGCAAGCTGAGACATTTGAAATGAAAGATACCGCTGGTGTGAAATATTTTCTTAAATTAAAAGATGGTGACGGCGGTTATCCAGGGAACCTTCAGTTTACAGTTATCCATACTTTTAATGAATTAGGCGAGTGGAAAATAGAATATTTTGCCGTATCTGACAAAGACACGGTCTTCAATCCAACAGGTCATGTTTATTTTAACCTCAATGGTGATGCCAGTATTCCACTGGACAATCATCGACTCCAAATAGCCGCTTCGCGTTATGTTCCGCTTTTGGATAAGACAGAGGTTGTTCGTGGAGAAATTGCCGATGTGACAGGAACGCCATTTGATTTTCGAGCAGACAAGCTTCTTTCGGAAGCTTTTGCGAGCAATGATTCGCAAATTACATTGGTTGATGGAATTGACCATGGCTTTGTACTTGACGAAGTGAGCATAGACAAAGTACAAGCACGCTTGTCACTTGATGATTTGAGTATTTCGGTTTACACGAACCAGCCAAGTATTGTTATATTCACCGCGAATTTTGGTGATTTAGGCACGATTTATCGTGGAAAAGCAGAAGTAAACCATGGAGGAATGACTTTTGAAACGCAAGTTGCGCCAGGTTCACCGCAAATTCCAGAATTGGGCGACATTTCGCTCAAAGCAGGTAATACATACCACGCAGAAACAATCTATAAAGTAAATATAGGAGAGTAA